Proteins from a single region of Coregonus clupeaformis isolate EN_2021a chromosome 35, ASM2061545v1, whole genome shotgun sequence:
- the LOC121550648 gene encoding zinc finger CCCH domain-containing protein 7A isoform X1, whose amino-acid sequence MSILCQDRSSRWQDIQNGLQFIQSTLPYPGTQEQYEVFIQDLVRNLFGEGNDVFNEGEWMRSIEMYTEALNIAEYADSEDISVSTGTLEKLYANRAAAYLNIVPGLHDEALVDCEKALQLNEGNHRALYRKARALKEMGRHKEAYEAVAKCSLAVPQDPNVIRLTQDLAKMLGLKIRKAYVRSKPALNVLPGSSYSGASNDKCHGSTSVEDIEMEVNQPPQETGGPDAAPPSLDPVAAMKVHPPRNERMEAESPPVSIIPSVSPVEVHTPEPIHVPVPLPMPISKPMPLPTLVNGARASPTQSYHLPMQKSRPDFDAEIIGDDLDDLLDQAGPGPTESPMVRSWEIAANVIPTMKGPIPFPTSAPSNSMSSPFLMPSHMNPFMHVASQCTVTLPPPYHKPQASGYSLGLDTFGVSSPLDSLDSLSMSEPQTGMQGVAYSQFNGYSQHPFMQLTNHDKPMGMALGMPDVTPHPVVDLAKNPLADTHEFKQACSNCYVKTGLGVLDFTFYTEEHKCKKDILLGRIKNQLDKSWKLIRPRPTKSQYVGPYYICKDVAIGEGCRYPGHCTFAYCQEEIDVWSLERKGFICRDFLFDPFGPTSKINLTVPKILQEHHGIFMFLCGVCFDHKPRIISKTNKDNPSLCSHPVTEHAFEDHKCLVHILRENTVRYSKIRPYSPQNQMDICRHEVRYGCVREDECFYAHSLIELKVWMMQHQLGITPENIVQEANRFWNMEAGSQGSLQFTIPLKRFGPPNLKMQFVCGQCWRNGQLSEADKNKKYCTAKARHSWSKDKRVVLVSSIERKKWTTIRPLPTKKPIPSQFEICMHVSTGKKCQYIGNCTFAHSTEERDLWTYMKENNIPDMEQLYERWLQSQKPGWSEEASNSAIKENGKQIHMPTDYAEEVAGNHCWLCGKNCNSDRQWQQHITSEKHREKVFNSEDDQNCWQYRFPTGTFRVCERYLKGTCTEEELCKLAHGNEELKEWTERREFLLMKLAKARKDHLIAPNDNDFGKYSFLLKDIK is encoded by the exons ATGTCAATCCTGTGTCAGGACCGAAGCAGTCGCTGGCAGGATATTCAGAATGGGCTGCAGTTCATCCA GTCAACTCTGCCCTATCCTGGAACTCAGGAACAATATGAG GTGTTCATTCAGGACCTTGTGAGGAATCTGTTTGGTGAAGGAAATGATGTATTCAATGAAGGGGAATGGATGCGATCTATAGAAATGTACACTGAGGCCTTGAACATAGCAGAATATGCAGACTCGGAGGACATCAGTGTATCTACTGGAACGTTGGAAAAGCTGTATGCCAACCGAGCTGCTGCTTACTTGAACATTGTACCG GGTCTGCATGATGAAGCACTAGTAGACTGTGAGAAAGCTCTTCAATTGAATGAGGGAAACCATAGAGCTCTTTATAGGAAAGCCCGAGCCTTGAAAGAGATGGGCAGGCATAAGGAGGCCTATGAGGCTGTAGCGAAGTGCTCCCTTGCAGTGCCTCAG GATCCTAATGTTATACGATTGACTCAGGACCTTGCCAAAATGTTGGGATTGAAAATCCGTAAAGCCTATGTCAGGAGTAAG CCTGCCTTAAATGTTTTGCCTGgatcaagttattcaggtgcatCCAATGACAAG tgtcatgGATCTACATCTGTGGAAGATATAGAAATGG AAGTGAATCAGCCCCCTCAGGAAACTGGCGGTCCAGACGCGGCCCCCCCAAGCCTAGACCCAGTGGCAGCCATGAAGGTGCACCCCCCTCGGAATGAGAGAATGGAAGCTGAATCCCCCCCTGTCAGCATCATCCCTTCAGTCTCACCTGTTGAGGTTCACACCCCAGAGCCCATTCATGTTCCGGTGCCCCTGCCTATGCCCATTTCCAAGCCCATGCCCTTGCCTACGTTGGTCAATGGTGCCAGAGCCAGCCCTACCCAGTCCTACCATTTGCCAATGCAAAAGTCTCGTCCGGACTTCGATGCGGAAATCATTGGAGATGACCTGGATGATCTGCTGGACCAAGCTGGCCCCGGCCCCACAGAATCTCCCATGGTACGTTCATGGGAGATTGCTGCTAAT GTCATTCCCACCATGAAGGGGCCTATCCCTTTTCCAACCAGTGCCCCCTCGAATTCCATGTCTAGTCCTTTCCTTATGCCATCTCATATGAACCCCTTTATGCATGTGGCATCACAGTGCACAGTGACTCTGCCTCCTCCCTACCACAAGCCACAAGCCAGCGGGTACTCTTTAGGTCTAGACACCTTCGGGGTCTCCTCTCCATTGGATTCACTGGATAGTCTCTCCATGTCAGAGCCTCAGACAGGTATGCAAGGAGTTGCATACAGCCAGTTTAACG GATATAGTCAGCATCCGTTCATGCAG TTGACCAACCATGATAAGCCGATGGGAATGGCCCTGGGGATGCCAGATGTAACCCCCCATCCTGTTGTGGATTTGGCCAAAAATCCCCTGGCTGATACTCATGAATTCAAACAGGCATGCTCAAACTGCTATGTCAAAACTG GGCTTGGAGTGTTGGATTTCACATTCTATACCGAAGAGCACAAATGCAAGAAGGACATATTACTTGGAAGGATAAAAAATCAACTAGACAAATCATGGAAGCTGATCAGACCCAGACCGACAAAATCCCAGTATGTCGGGCCTTACTACATCTGCAAAG ATGTCGCCATTGGAGAGGGGTGCAGGTACCCTGGTCACTGCACGTTTGCCTACTGCCAAGAGGAGATTGATGTTTGGTCCCTGGAGCGCAAAGGCTTCATCTGCAGAGACTTTCTCTTTGATCCATTTGGGCCCACCAGTAAGATCAATCTGACTGTCCCGAAGATCCTACAGGAGCATCACGGGATATTCATGTTCCTCTGCGGG GTGTGTTTTGATCACAAACCCAGAATAATCAGCAAAACCAATAAGGACAACCCATCTCTTTGCTCTCACCCCGTGACAGAGCATGCCTTTGAAGATCATAA GTGCCTGGTCCACATTCTGAGGGAGAACACTGTGCGCTACTCCAAAATCCGTCCGTACAGTCCGCAGAACCAGATGGACATCTGTCGGCATGAGGTGCGCTACGGCTGCGTGCGGGAAGATGAGTGCTTCTATGCCCACAGCCTGATCGAGCTGAAGGTGTGGATGATGCAGCACCAGCTAG GCATCACTCCTGAAAATATTGTCCAGGAGGCCAATAGGTTTTGGAACATGGAGGCGGGCTCCCAAGGATCCCTG CAATTCACCATACCATTGAAGAGGTTTGGACCCCCAAATCTGAAGATGCAGTTTGTGTGTGGGCAGTGTTGGAGAAACGGCCAACTTAGTGAGGCAGACAAGAACAAGAAGTACTGCACTGCCAAAGCCAGGCATTC TTGGTCAAAAGACAAACGAGTGGTGCTGGTGAGTTCCATCGAACGCAAGAAGTGGACAACGATCCGCCCTCTCCCAACAAAAAAGCCCATCCCATCTCAGTTTGAG ATTTGCATGCACGTGTCTACTGGCAAAAAGTGCCAGTACATCGGGAACTGCACATTTGCACACAGCACAGAGGAAAGGGACCTGTGGACATACATGAAAGAGAACAACA TTCCAGACATGGAACAGCTGTATGAGCGCTGGCTGCAGTCTCAGAAGCCTGGCTGGAGCGAGGAGGCCTCCAACAGCGCCATCAAGGAGAATGGGAAGCAGATCCACATGCCCACAGACTATGCTGAGGAGGTG GCTGGCAACCACTGTTGGCTTTGTGGTAAGAACTGCAACAGTGACAGGCAGTGGCAACAGCACATCACCTCAGAAAAACACAGAGAGAAAGTGTTCAACTCTGAAGACGATCAGAACTGCTGGCAGTATCGCTTCCCCACTGGCACCTTCAGAGTTTGCGAGAG ATACCTTAAAGGCACTTGCACAGAGGAGGAGTTGTGTAAGCTGGCTCATGGAAACGAGGAACTAAAGGAATGGACGGAGCGCAGGGAGTTCCTTTTGATGAAACTGGCCAAAGCAAGAAAAGACCATCTTATAGCCCCAAATGACAATGACTTTGGCAAATATAGTTTTCTGCTTAAAGACATAAAGTAA
- the LOC121550648 gene encoding zinc finger CCCH domain-containing protein 7A isoform X3, which produces MSILCQDRSSRWQDIQNGLQFIQSTLPYPGTQEQYEVFIQDLVRNLFGEGNDVFNEGEWMRSIEMYTEALNIAEYADSEDISVSTGTLEKLYANRAAAYLNIVPGLHDEALVDCEKALQLNEGNHRALYRKARALKEMGRHKEAYEAVAKCSLAVPQDPNVIRLTQDLAKMLGLKIRKAYVRSKPALNVLPGSSYSGASNDKCHGSTSVEDIEMEVNQPPQETGGPDAAPPSLDPVAAMKVHPPRNERMEAESPPVSIIPSVSPVEVHTPEPIHVPVPLPMPISKPMPLPTLVNGARASPTQSYHLPMQKSRPDFDAEIIGDDLDDLLDQAGPGPTESPMVRSWEIAANVIPTMKGPIPFPTSAPSNSMSSPFLMPSHMNPFMHVASQCTVTLPPPYHKPQASGYSLGLDTFGVSSPLDSLDSLSMSEPQTGYSQHPFMQLTNHDKPMGMALGMPDVTPHPVVDLAKNPLADTHEFKQACSNCYVKTGLGVLDFTFYTEEHKCKKDILLGRIKNQLDKSWKLIRPRPTKSQYVGPYYICKDVAIGEGCRYPGHCTFAYCQEEIDVWSLERKGFICRDFLFDPFGPTSKINLTVPKILQEHHGIFMFLCGVCFDHKPRIISKTNKDNPSLCSHPVTEHAFEDHKCLVHILRENTVRYSKIRPYSPQNQMDICRHEVRYGCVREDECFYAHSLIELKVWMMQHQLGITPENIVQEANRFWNMEAGSQGSLQFTIPLKRFGPPNLKMQFVCGQCWRNGQLSEADKNKKYCTAKARHSWSKDKRVVLVSSIERKKWTTIRPLPTKKPIPSQFEICMHVSTGKKCQYIGNCTFAHSTEERDLWTYMKENNIPDMEQLYERWLQSQKPGWSEEASNSAIKENGKQIHMPTDYAEEVAGNHCWLCGKNCNSDRQWQQHITSEKHREKVFNSEDDQNCWQYRFPTGTFRVCERYLKGTCTEEELCKLAHGNEELKEWTERREFLLMKLAKARKDHLIAPNDNDFGKYSFLLKDIK; this is translated from the exons ATGTCAATCCTGTGTCAGGACCGAAGCAGTCGCTGGCAGGATATTCAGAATGGGCTGCAGTTCATCCA GTCAACTCTGCCCTATCCTGGAACTCAGGAACAATATGAG GTGTTCATTCAGGACCTTGTGAGGAATCTGTTTGGTGAAGGAAATGATGTATTCAATGAAGGGGAATGGATGCGATCTATAGAAATGTACACTGAGGCCTTGAACATAGCAGAATATGCAGACTCGGAGGACATCAGTGTATCTACTGGAACGTTGGAAAAGCTGTATGCCAACCGAGCTGCTGCTTACTTGAACATTGTACCG GGTCTGCATGATGAAGCACTAGTAGACTGTGAGAAAGCTCTTCAATTGAATGAGGGAAACCATAGAGCTCTTTATAGGAAAGCCCGAGCCTTGAAAGAGATGGGCAGGCATAAGGAGGCCTATGAGGCTGTAGCGAAGTGCTCCCTTGCAGTGCCTCAG GATCCTAATGTTATACGATTGACTCAGGACCTTGCCAAAATGTTGGGATTGAAAATCCGTAAAGCCTATGTCAGGAGTAAG CCTGCCTTAAATGTTTTGCCTGgatcaagttattcaggtgcatCCAATGACAAG tgtcatgGATCTACATCTGTGGAAGATATAGAAATGG AAGTGAATCAGCCCCCTCAGGAAACTGGCGGTCCAGACGCGGCCCCCCCAAGCCTAGACCCAGTGGCAGCCATGAAGGTGCACCCCCCTCGGAATGAGAGAATGGAAGCTGAATCCCCCCCTGTCAGCATCATCCCTTCAGTCTCACCTGTTGAGGTTCACACCCCAGAGCCCATTCATGTTCCGGTGCCCCTGCCTATGCCCATTTCCAAGCCCATGCCCTTGCCTACGTTGGTCAATGGTGCCAGAGCCAGCCCTACCCAGTCCTACCATTTGCCAATGCAAAAGTCTCGTCCGGACTTCGATGCGGAAATCATTGGAGATGACCTGGATGATCTGCTGGACCAAGCTGGCCCCGGCCCCACAGAATCTCCCATGGTACGTTCATGGGAGATTGCTGCTAAT GTCATTCCCACCATGAAGGGGCCTATCCCTTTTCCAACCAGTGCCCCCTCGAATTCCATGTCTAGTCCTTTCCTTATGCCATCTCATATGAACCCCTTTATGCATGTGGCATCACAGTGCACAGTGACTCTGCCTCCTCCCTACCACAAGCCACAAGCCAGCGGGTACTCTTTAGGTCTAGACACCTTCGGGGTCTCCTCTCCATTGGATTCACTGGATAGTCTCTCCATGTCAGAGCCTCAGACAG GATATAGTCAGCATCCGTTCATGCAG TTGACCAACCATGATAAGCCGATGGGAATGGCCCTGGGGATGCCAGATGTAACCCCCCATCCTGTTGTGGATTTGGCCAAAAATCCCCTGGCTGATACTCATGAATTCAAACAGGCATGCTCAAACTGCTATGTCAAAACTG GGCTTGGAGTGTTGGATTTCACATTCTATACCGAAGAGCACAAATGCAAGAAGGACATATTACTTGGAAGGATAAAAAATCAACTAGACAAATCATGGAAGCTGATCAGACCCAGACCGACAAAATCCCAGTATGTCGGGCCTTACTACATCTGCAAAG ATGTCGCCATTGGAGAGGGGTGCAGGTACCCTGGTCACTGCACGTTTGCCTACTGCCAAGAGGAGATTGATGTTTGGTCCCTGGAGCGCAAAGGCTTCATCTGCAGAGACTTTCTCTTTGATCCATTTGGGCCCACCAGTAAGATCAATCTGACTGTCCCGAAGATCCTACAGGAGCATCACGGGATATTCATGTTCCTCTGCGGG GTGTGTTTTGATCACAAACCCAGAATAATCAGCAAAACCAATAAGGACAACCCATCTCTTTGCTCTCACCCCGTGACAGAGCATGCCTTTGAAGATCATAA GTGCCTGGTCCACATTCTGAGGGAGAACACTGTGCGCTACTCCAAAATCCGTCCGTACAGTCCGCAGAACCAGATGGACATCTGTCGGCATGAGGTGCGCTACGGCTGCGTGCGGGAAGATGAGTGCTTCTATGCCCACAGCCTGATCGAGCTGAAGGTGTGGATGATGCAGCACCAGCTAG GCATCACTCCTGAAAATATTGTCCAGGAGGCCAATAGGTTTTGGAACATGGAGGCGGGCTCCCAAGGATCCCTG CAATTCACCATACCATTGAAGAGGTTTGGACCCCCAAATCTGAAGATGCAGTTTGTGTGTGGGCAGTGTTGGAGAAACGGCCAACTTAGTGAGGCAGACAAGAACAAGAAGTACTGCACTGCCAAAGCCAGGCATTC TTGGTCAAAAGACAAACGAGTGGTGCTGGTGAGTTCCATCGAACGCAAGAAGTGGACAACGATCCGCCCTCTCCCAACAAAAAAGCCCATCCCATCTCAGTTTGAG ATTTGCATGCACGTGTCTACTGGCAAAAAGTGCCAGTACATCGGGAACTGCACATTTGCACACAGCACAGAGGAAAGGGACCTGTGGACATACATGAAAGAGAACAACA TTCCAGACATGGAACAGCTGTATGAGCGCTGGCTGCAGTCTCAGAAGCCTGGCTGGAGCGAGGAGGCCTCCAACAGCGCCATCAAGGAGAATGGGAAGCAGATCCACATGCCCACAGACTATGCTGAGGAGGTG GCTGGCAACCACTGTTGGCTTTGTGGTAAGAACTGCAACAGTGACAGGCAGTGGCAACAGCACATCACCTCAGAAAAACACAGAGAGAAAGTGTTCAACTCTGAAGACGATCAGAACTGCTGGCAGTATCGCTTCCCCACTGGCACCTTCAGAGTTTGCGAGAG ATACCTTAAAGGCACTTGCACAGAGGAGGAGTTGTGTAAGCTGGCTCATGGAAACGAGGAACTAAAGGAATGGACGGAGCGCAGGGAGTTCCTTTTGATGAAACTGGCCAAAGCAAGAAAAGACCATCTTATAGCCCCAAATGACAATGACTTTGGCAAATATAGTTTTCTGCTTAAAGACATAAAGTAA
- the LOC121550648 gene encoding zinc finger CCCH domain-containing protein 7A isoform X2, whose amino-acid sequence MSILCQDRSSRWQDIQNGLQFIQSTLPYPGTQEQYEVFIQDLVRNLFGEGNDVFNEGEWMRSIEMYTEALNIAEYADSEDISVSTGTLEKLYANRAAAYLNIVPGLHDEALVDCEKALQLNEGNHRALYRKARALKEMGRHKEAYEAVAKCSLAVPQDPNVIRLTQDLAKMLGLKIRKAYVRSKPALNVLPGSSYSGASNDKCHGSTSVEDIEMEVNQPPQETGGPDAAPPSLDPVAAMKVHPPRNERMEAESPPVSIIPSVSPVEVHTPEPIHVPVPLPMPISKPMPLPTLVNGARASPTQSYHLPMQKSRPDFDAEIIGDDLDDLLDQAGPGPTESPMVIPTMKGPIPFPTSAPSNSMSSPFLMPSHMNPFMHVASQCTVTLPPPYHKPQASGYSLGLDTFGVSSPLDSLDSLSMSEPQTGMQGVAYSQFNGYSQHPFMQLTNHDKPMGMALGMPDVTPHPVVDLAKNPLADTHEFKQACSNCYVKTGLGVLDFTFYTEEHKCKKDILLGRIKNQLDKSWKLIRPRPTKSQYVGPYYICKDVAIGEGCRYPGHCTFAYCQEEIDVWSLERKGFICRDFLFDPFGPTSKINLTVPKILQEHHGIFMFLCGVCFDHKPRIISKTNKDNPSLCSHPVTEHAFEDHKCLVHILRENTVRYSKIRPYSPQNQMDICRHEVRYGCVREDECFYAHSLIELKVWMMQHQLGITPENIVQEANRFWNMEAGSQGSLQFTIPLKRFGPPNLKMQFVCGQCWRNGQLSEADKNKKYCTAKARHSWSKDKRVVLVSSIERKKWTTIRPLPTKKPIPSQFEICMHVSTGKKCQYIGNCTFAHSTEERDLWTYMKENNIPDMEQLYERWLQSQKPGWSEEASNSAIKENGKQIHMPTDYAEEVAGNHCWLCGKNCNSDRQWQQHITSEKHREKVFNSEDDQNCWQYRFPTGTFRVCERYLKGTCTEEELCKLAHGNEELKEWTERREFLLMKLAKARKDHLIAPNDNDFGKYSFLLKDIK is encoded by the exons ATGTCAATCCTGTGTCAGGACCGAAGCAGTCGCTGGCAGGATATTCAGAATGGGCTGCAGTTCATCCA GTCAACTCTGCCCTATCCTGGAACTCAGGAACAATATGAG GTGTTCATTCAGGACCTTGTGAGGAATCTGTTTGGTGAAGGAAATGATGTATTCAATGAAGGGGAATGGATGCGATCTATAGAAATGTACACTGAGGCCTTGAACATAGCAGAATATGCAGACTCGGAGGACATCAGTGTATCTACTGGAACGTTGGAAAAGCTGTATGCCAACCGAGCTGCTGCTTACTTGAACATTGTACCG GGTCTGCATGATGAAGCACTAGTAGACTGTGAGAAAGCTCTTCAATTGAATGAGGGAAACCATAGAGCTCTTTATAGGAAAGCCCGAGCCTTGAAAGAGATGGGCAGGCATAAGGAGGCCTATGAGGCTGTAGCGAAGTGCTCCCTTGCAGTGCCTCAG GATCCTAATGTTATACGATTGACTCAGGACCTTGCCAAAATGTTGGGATTGAAAATCCGTAAAGCCTATGTCAGGAGTAAG CCTGCCTTAAATGTTTTGCCTGgatcaagttattcaggtgcatCCAATGACAAG tgtcatgGATCTACATCTGTGGAAGATATAGAAATGG AAGTGAATCAGCCCCCTCAGGAAACTGGCGGTCCAGACGCGGCCCCCCCAAGCCTAGACCCAGTGGCAGCCATGAAGGTGCACCCCCCTCGGAATGAGAGAATGGAAGCTGAATCCCCCCCTGTCAGCATCATCCCTTCAGTCTCACCTGTTGAGGTTCACACCCCAGAGCCCATTCATGTTCCGGTGCCCCTGCCTATGCCCATTTCCAAGCCCATGCCCTTGCCTACGTTGGTCAATGGTGCCAGAGCCAGCCCTACCCAGTCCTACCATTTGCCAATGCAAAAGTCTCGTCCGGACTTCGATGCGGAAATCATTGGAGATGACCTGGATGATCTGCTGGACCAAGCTGGCCCCGGCCCCACAGAATCTCCCATG GTCATTCCCACCATGAAGGGGCCTATCCCTTTTCCAACCAGTGCCCCCTCGAATTCCATGTCTAGTCCTTTCCTTATGCCATCTCATATGAACCCCTTTATGCATGTGGCATCACAGTGCACAGTGACTCTGCCTCCTCCCTACCACAAGCCACAAGCCAGCGGGTACTCTTTAGGTCTAGACACCTTCGGGGTCTCCTCTCCATTGGATTCACTGGATAGTCTCTCCATGTCAGAGCCTCAGACAGGTATGCAAGGAGTTGCATACAGCCAGTTTAACG GATATAGTCAGCATCCGTTCATGCAG TTGACCAACCATGATAAGCCGATGGGAATGGCCCTGGGGATGCCAGATGTAACCCCCCATCCTGTTGTGGATTTGGCCAAAAATCCCCTGGCTGATACTCATGAATTCAAACAGGCATGCTCAAACTGCTATGTCAAAACTG GGCTTGGAGTGTTGGATTTCACATTCTATACCGAAGAGCACAAATGCAAGAAGGACATATTACTTGGAAGGATAAAAAATCAACTAGACAAATCATGGAAGCTGATCAGACCCAGACCGACAAAATCCCAGTATGTCGGGCCTTACTACATCTGCAAAG ATGTCGCCATTGGAGAGGGGTGCAGGTACCCTGGTCACTGCACGTTTGCCTACTGCCAAGAGGAGATTGATGTTTGGTCCCTGGAGCGCAAAGGCTTCATCTGCAGAGACTTTCTCTTTGATCCATTTGGGCCCACCAGTAAGATCAATCTGACTGTCCCGAAGATCCTACAGGAGCATCACGGGATATTCATGTTCCTCTGCGGG GTGTGTTTTGATCACAAACCCAGAATAATCAGCAAAACCAATAAGGACAACCCATCTCTTTGCTCTCACCCCGTGACAGAGCATGCCTTTGAAGATCATAA GTGCCTGGTCCACATTCTGAGGGAGAACACTGTGCGCTACTCCAAAATCCGTCCGTACAGTCCGCAGAACCAGATGGACATCTGTCGGCATGAGGTGCGCTACGGCTGCGTGCGGGAAGATGAGTGCTTCTATGCCCACAGCCTGATCGAGCTGAAGGTGTGGATGATGCAGCACCAGCTAG GCATCACTCCTGAAAATATTGTCCAGGAGGCCAATAGGTTTTGGAACATGGAGGCGGGCTCCCAAGGATCCCTG CAATTCACCATACCATTGAAGAGGTTTGGACCCCCAAATCTGAAGATGCAGTTTGTGTGTGGGCAGTGTTGGAGAAACGGCCAACTTAGTGAGGCAGACAAGAACAAGAAGTACTGCACTGCCAAAGCCAGGCATTC TTGGTCAAAAGACAAACGAGTGGTGCTGGTGAGTTCCATCGAACGCAAGAAGTGGACAACGATCCGCCCTCTCCCAACAAAAAAGCCCATCCCATCTCAGTTTGAG ATTTGCATGCACGTGTCTACTGGCAAAAAGTGCCAGTACATCGGGAACTGCACATTTGCACACAGCACAGAGGAAAGGGACCTGTGGACATACATGAAAGAGAACAACA TTCCAGACATGGAACAGCTGTATGAGCGCTGGCTGCAGTCTCAGAAGCCTGGCTGGAGCGAGGAGGCCTCCAACAGCGCCATCAAGGAGAATGGGAAGCAGATCCACATGCCCACAGACTATGCTGAGGAGGTG GCTGGCAACCACTGTTGGCTTTGTGGTAAGAACTGCAACAGTGACAGGCAGTGGCAACAGCACATCACCTCAGAAAAACACAGAGAGAAAGTGTTCAACTCTGAAGACGATCAGAACTGCTGGCAGTATCGCTTCCCCACTGGCACCTTCAGAGTTTGCGAGAG ATACCTTAAAGGCACTTGCACAGAGGAGGAGTTGTGTAAGCTGGCTCATGGAAACGAGGAACTAAAGGAATGGACGGAGCGCAGGGAGTTCCTTTTGATGAAACTGGCCAAAGCAAGAAAAGACCATCTTATAGCCCCAAATGACAATGACTTTGGCAAATATAGTTTTCTGCTTAAAGACATAAAGTAA